Proteins encoded within one genomic window of Aerococcus viridans:
- a CDS encoding ABC transporter ATP-binding protein, whose translation MEKSSQTKFSLADQVRIFKGIIGFGKPYWLPFALSFVATAIVAAISAYLPIIIQRYLDEVLGTNSATLQVTIQVAAFYFGLTLLKVAVYYFRDFTFKLTAEKTVANMRNTVYQKVVHLGMRYFDQTPNGSVVSRVTNDTETIKEFWQVFLSFFDGLLNIVAITYAMFTLDAGLALVFMAFVPVMFILIYIYQRQSTYIYGRMRVALSTLNAKLSESISGMNIIQNYGQQKRIMQEFDDVNQTYVRARVGMFKMNALLLQPAINLLEAIALVLVLFIFGFQDLQGVAINVGVVYAFTSYAKSFFQPMGQMMDSLSIFQDGMVSGSRVLALLDNPEMAPVSNPGAAGKVSEGHIQIKDLSFSYDEKKQVLHNINIDIKPGQTVAFVGQTGSGKSSIINVLMRFYEFNQGDILIDGQSIKDIPLKQLREDIGLVLQDSFMFYGDIAENIRLHGDYSDDMVKAAAQFVKADDFIESLDDGYHAKVIEGGAAFSTGQKQLLSFARSILREPKILVLDEATANIDTETEQKIQSGLANMRIGRTTIIIAHRLSTIKDADQIIVLKNGHIIEHGNHDDLIAQGGTYYNMYQLQTYSDAHQDIDEGETDDL comes from the coding sequence ATGGAGAAATCTAGTCAAACAAAGTTTTCACTAGCTGACCAAGTGCGGATCTTCAAAGGAATTATCGGCTTTGGTAAACCGTATTGGCTACCCTTTGCCTTGTCCTTTGTGGCAACAGCAATCGTTGCAGCCATTTCAGCTTATCTACCCATTATCATCCAACGGTATTTGGATGAAGTGTTGGGGACCAATTCAGCAACCCTACAAGTGACGATACAGGTCGCAGCCTTTTATTTTGGCTTAACCCTATTAAAAGTAGCCGTTTATTATTTTAGAGACTTTACCTTCAAATTGACGGCAGAAAAAACAGTAGCCAATATGCGAAATACTGTCTACCAAAAAGTAGTGCACTTAGGTATGCGGTACTTTGACCAAACACCGAACGGGTCAGTGGTTTCACGAGTGACTAACGATACCGAAACAATCAAAGAATTTTGGCAAGTATTCCTGTCATTCTTCGACGGTTTACTGAATATTGTGGCTATTACTTATGCCATGTTTACCCTAGATGCTGGCTTGGCCCTTGTCTTTATGGCCTTTGTACCTGTAATGTTTATTTTGATTTATATCTACCAACGTCAATCGACTTATATTTATGGCCGGATGCGAGTAGCGCTATCTACTTTGAACGCGAAATTAAGCGAGTCTATTTCTGGGATGAATATCATTCAAAACTATGGTCAACAAAAACGTATAATGCAAGAATTCGATGATGTTAACCAAACTTATGTAAGAGCGCGTGTAGGCATGTTCAAAATGAATGCCTTATTATTACAGCCAGCAATCAACTTACTTGAAGCCATCGCCCTGGTCCTTGTCTTGTTTATTTTTGGTTTCCAAGACTTGCAAGGGGTAGCCATAAATGTCGGGGTCGTTTACGCCTTTACTTCATACGCGAAATCCTTCTTCCAACCGATGGGTCAAATGATGGACTCCCTATCAATATTCCAAGATGGGATGGTATCTGGATCGCGAGTATTGGCCTTGCTAGACAATCCGGAAATGGCGCCAGTTTCTAATCCAGGAGCAGCTGGTAAAGTGTCTGAAGGGCATATTCAAATCAAGGACTTGTCATTTTCATATGACGAGAAAAAACAAGTCTTACATAATATCAATATCGATATTAAACCGGGACAAACAGTGGCCTTTGTTGGTCAAACCGGTTCAGGCAAATCGTCGATTATCAATGTCTTGATGCGGTTCTATGAATTCAATCAAGGGGACATTTTAATTGACGGCCAATCTATTAAAGATATCCCGCTAAAGCAACTGAGAGAAGATATCGGCTTAGTCTTACAAGATTCTTTCATGTTCTACGGGGATATCGCTGAAAATATCCGTCTGCACGGAGACTATTCTGATGATATGGTCAAAGCTGCAGCCCAATTCGTCAAAGCTGATGACTTTATTGAATCATTAGATGACGGCTATCACGCCAAAGTAATTGAAGGCGGGGCTGCATTCTCGACAGGGCAAAAACAATTGTTATCATTTGCCCGGTCAATCTTACGAGAACCTAAAATCTTGGTATTAGACGAAGCGACAGCCAATATCGATACCGAAACAGAGCAGAAAATCCAATCTGGTTTAGCTAATATGCGAATAGGTCGGACAACCATTATCATCGCCCATCGTTTATCAACAATTAAAGATGCAGACCAAATTATTGTCCTTAAAAATGGCCACATCATCGAGCACGGAAACCATGACGACTTGATTGCACAAGGTGGCACATATTATAATATGTATCAGTTGCAGACCTATTCGGATGCACATCAAGATATAGATGAAGGGGAAACCGATGATTTATAA
- a CDS encoding lysophospholipid acyltransferase family protein, protein MIYNILLTLISWFIQLINGPTKIDIDEAFDPEANYLVVGPHRSILDPIFIAMALRPKQIAFMAKKELLANKFLAWFFTTINIIPVDRENPSASTIKQAVRTIKEGEKYVGLFPTGSRYSDEIKDGAVSMAKMGKAEILPVTYQGPIGIRDLFTWKTTNRAKVRVGKPIQLPDVKRLSDEDNKAINQAIKDAFIENDRILDPNYTYDLAGVVAKREAKEAKK, encoded by the coding sequence ATGATTTATAATATTTTACTGACTTTAATATCCTGGTTTATCCAGTTAATTAATGGTCCAACCAAGATTGATATTGATGAGGCCTTCGATCCAGAAGCCAATTACCTAGTAGTTGGCCCTCACCGTTCAATCCTTGATCCAATCTTTATTGCCATGGCATTACGTCCTAAGCAAATAGCCTTTATGGCGAAGAAAGAATTATTAGCCAATAAATTTTTAGCCTGGTTCTTCACAACCATCAACATCATTCCAGTTGACCGTGAAAATCCTAGCGCTTCAACCATTAAACAAGCCGTTCGAACCATCAAAGAAGGCGAGAAATATGTTGGGCTTTTCCCAACTGGCTCTCGTTATTCAGATGAAATCAAAGACGGTGCCGTTTCAATGGCTAAGATGGGCAAGGCAGAAATTTTGCCTGTTACCTACCAAGGCCCAATTGGTATTCGTGATTTATTCACTTGGAAAACAACCAACCGTGCCAAAGTGCGTGTAGGTAAACCAATCCAATTACCGGATGTTAAACGATTAAGCGATGAAGACAACAAGGCAATCAATCAAGCCATAAAAGATGCTTTCATCGAAAATGACCGTATTCTAGATCCAAATTATACTTACGATCTAGCCGGTGTAGTCGCTAAACGCGAAGCTAAAGAAGCTAAGAAATAA
- a CDS encoding AI-2E family transporter, whose amino-acid sequence MTRATFWKQVFLHTIQNIKLYVGAEAKLLLLTVIIYGVGFWVLDIHLAWLMAIGISLVALLPVIGAGVVFIPWILIEWLQGDTQVGWWLFAIYLGVELLTEILQPLLIGKDLKLPFWLPIVVTLMCTVAFNLFGVMVAGIVIPLISAYFQVKEIERAEIYDNN is encoded by the coding sequence ATGACAAGAGCCACATTTTGGAAACAAGTTTTCTTGCACACCATTCAAAACATTAAATTGTATGTGGGGGCAGAAGCCAAATTATTACTCTTAACCGTCATCATTTATGGTGTAGGCTTTTGGGTCTTAGACATTCACTTGGCCTGGTTAATGGCTATTGGGATTAGTCTAGTAGCCTTACTACCAGTCATTGGTGCAGGGGTTGTCTTTATTCCATGGATATTGATTGAGTGGTTGCAGGGGGATACCCAAGTAGGTTGGTGGCTATTTGCTATTTACCTGGGTGTTGAATTATTGACCGAAATCTTGCAGCCATTACTCATCGGTAAAGATTTAAAATTACCTTTTTGGTTGCCGATAGTCGTAACATTAATGTGTACTGTCGCCTTTAACTTATTTGGGGTCATGGTCGCGGGGATAGTCATTCCGTTGATATCAGCCTATTTTCAAGTAAAAGAAATCGAACGCGCTGAAATCTATGACAACAATTAA
- a CDS encoding SNF2-related protein, producing MKWSIPSKIIEQGRALVKENRVLKVVPDEENTVWRAEVLDDDTYTVILDGTAKEEDVCQCQVFQKKGYCEHTVAVELFLREMGMTRVHQFNEELKRYPEVDDEVELQVNEVIEGYLSHRQVTSPVKRLPRSSRVKVTLEVQFDEVRPYIISYEDIAYLRIRVGVNNLYYVTDMDKFFQAVVQNTLYILPNRDREEIWLSPATLGQDTYDLMVELANAYQLRNKWLLLVMNTPENKKNTQRFYLMSEELNRLKDLYLADNRISIRFKLDGNAIKPTFSKEKALVFSLQTDNDLYQLTWDQSVNWLAQYGLLIQDETLYETTQDSNFYDDLRFLQGFFAENEYQISLPAEEMIYFISLFGGTLMAYSEIDQLEELFDLYQEDLQVHVTLDVEGSDLYVTPEYQYGKYLVSDDAENQVLPDDDVVLVRDFSGEVTVENTLKALGFSSQKGAFVQHFDNLTDVMTNIENFGRLFIDQWDIKYGKFLRNVYDNKVNATVKMTPSDGSRFLSVDFELSDVEPVEVDRILNAIMENEAYIRLRDGRIIDVQNTMDDEQKRMLQQISAANNDWQNGDVVPIFQTLRFQTLVDGNEVFEEFYDDIVRAKEKDYTPSANLKATLSDYQETSVKWFRGLAKYQLGGLLADEMGLGKTVQTISFVLDYIENNPHEKSLVLAPASVLYNWAHEFKRFTPTLNVAVVDGTIDEREAIRHDDTIDVWLTSYQSYRNDQEAYQKVNLDILVLDEAQAIKNDNTILYRSVKKQVAAMRIGLSGTPMENNLNEFWALMQIIVPGLLPNKHEFQKLSVGEVARIASPFVLRRTKNDVALQLPTKTVTDRFSMLDPEQKNIYLAYLKKIQDQLNNDSSNAGQTHMELLAGITRLRQICCHPRLVKNDYTGQSGKFEYFKIMLKRAIQSGRKVLVFSQFTSMLDVMSEYLAEEGIDYYMMTGQTNKKIRQEQVDEFNTGDKSVFLISLRAGGVGINLTGADTIFLYDLWWNPAVEEQAIGRAHRIGQKNDVEVVRFITEGTIEQRIAELQEEKRYLFEQLFDDGDQAGSQNLSLDDLKFILGVSQAL from the coding sequence ATGAAGTGGAGTATTCCAAGTAAGATAATCGAGCAAGGACGCGCTTTGGTAAAGGAAAATCGGGTGCTTAAAGTAGTACCAGATGAAGAAAATACTGTTTGGCGTGCAGAAGTACTCGATGATGACACGTATACCGTGATCTTAGATGGAACTGCTAAAGAAGAAGATGTGTGTCAGTGTCAGGTCTTTCAAAAGAAAGGCTACTGTGAGCATACAGTTGCAGTAGAACTGTTCTTAAGAGAAATGGGCATGACGCGTGTTCACCAATTTAATGAGGAATTGAAACGTTATCCAGAAGTAGATGATGAAGTGGAACTACAAGTGAATGAAGTCATTGAAGGTTATTTAAGCCACCGTCAAGTAACCAGTCCTGTGAAACGTTTACCGCGGTCTAGTAGAGTAAAAGTGACTTTAGAAGTTCAATTCGACGAAGTGAGACCTTATATCATTTCCTATGAGGATATTGCCTACTTGCGTATTCGCGTGGGTGTCAACAACTTGTATTATGTAACAGATATGGATAAATTCTTCCAAGCTGTTGTCCAAAATACCTTATACATTCTACCTAATCGGGACCGTGAGGAAATTTGGTTGTCACCGGCAACCCTTGGTCAAGACACTTATGACCTAATGGTCGAACTAGCGAATGCCTACCAATTGCGTAATAAGTGGTTGCTACTAGTGATGAATACACCAGAAAATAAAAAGAACACCCAACGTTTCTATTTGATGAGTGAGGAATTAAATCGCTTGAAGGACCTTTATCTTGCAGATAACCGGATTTCAATCCGCTTTAAACTTGATGGTAATGCTATTAAACCAACATTCTCTAAGGAAAAAGCTTTGGTATTTAGCTTGCAAACAGACAATGATTTATATCAATTAACTTGGGATCAATCAGTCAATTGGCTGGCGCAATATGGTTTACTGATTCAAGATGAAACATTATATGAAACCACTCAAGACAGCAATTTCTATGATGACTTGCGATTTTTACAGGGCTTCTTTGCAGAAAACGAATATCAGATTTCCTTGCCAGCTGAAGAAATGATTTATTTTATCAGCTTATTCGGTGGGACTTTGATGGCGTATAGCGAAATTGATCAATTAGAAGAATTGTTTGACTTATATCAAGAAGACTTGCAAGTTCATGTAACCTTGGATGTTGAGGGATCTGATTTATATGTCACCCCTGAATACCAATACGGGAAATACTTAGTTTCTGATGACGCGGAAAACCAAGTTCTACCAGATGATGATGTGGTTTTAGTCCGTGACTTCTCTGGTGAAGTGACGGTTGAAAATACCTTAAAAGCTTTAGGCTTTAGTTCGCAGAAGGGGGCCTTTGTCCAACATTTCGATAACTTGACCGACGTTATGACCAATATTGAAAATTTCGGTCGTTTATTCATTGACCAATGGGACATTAAATATGGTAAATTCCTGCGCAATGTCTATGACAACAAAGTCAATGCAACTGTGAAAATGACACCAAGTGACGGAAGTCGATTCTTGTCAGTAGATTTTGAATTATCTGACGTTGAACCAGTTGAAGTGGACCGTATTTTAAACGCCATTATGGAAAATGAAGCATATATTCGTTTACGTGATGGTCGGATTATAGACGTGCAAAATACCATGGATGACGAACAGAAGCGTATGCTTCAACAAATTTCTGCCGCCAATAACGACTGGCAGAACGGTGACGTGGTCCCTATTTTCCAAACCTTACGATTCCAAACATTGGTGGACGGAAATGAGGTATTTGAAGAATTCTACGATGATATTGTACGGGCTAAAGAAAAAGACTACACGCCGTCAGCTAACCTGAAAGCAACCTTATCTGACTATCAAGAAACGTCAGTGAAATGGTTTAGAGGACTAGCTAAATACCAATTGGGTGGCTTATTAGCGGATGAGATGGGTCTAGGGAAAACTGTTCAAACGATTTCCTTTGTGCTTGACTATATCGAAAACAACCCACATGAAAAGTCATTGGTCTTGGCGCCAGCATCTGTTCTATATAACTGGGCCCATGAGTTTAAGCGGTTTACACCAACCTTAAATGTGGCCGTGGTAGATGGGACGATTGACGAACGGGAAGCGATTCGCCACGACGATACCATTGATGTTTGGTTGACTTCATACCAATCATATCGAAATGACCAAGAAGCCTACCAGAAAGTGAATTTGGACATTTTAGTCTTAGATGAAGCCCAAGCTATCAAAAATGACAACACGATTCTATATAGATCAGTCAAGAAACAAGTAGCGGCTATGCGGATTGGTTTATCGGGTACACCAATGGAGAATAATTTGAATGAATTCTGGGCTTTGATGCAGATTATTGTGCCTGGGTTATTGCCGAATAAGCACGAATTCCAAAAACTGTCAGTAGGGGAAGTAGCTCGTATTGCCAGTCCATTCGTTCTACGTCGTACCAAAAATGACGTAGCCCTACAGTTACCAACAAAAACTGTTACCGATAGATTCAGCATGTTGGACCCTGAGCAGAAGAATATTTACCTAGCTTACCTGAAGAAAATTCAAGACCAGTTAAATAATGATTCATCGAATGCAGGGCAAACGCATATGGAATTATTGGCGGGTATTACACGCTTACGTCAAATTTGTTGCCACCCACGCCTTGTGAAAAATGACTATACGGGTCAATCTGGTAAGTTTGAATACTTCAAGATTATGTTGAAACGTGCCATCCAATCAGGTCGTAAAGTACTGGTATTCTCTCAATTTACGAGCATGTTAGACGTGATGTCTGAGTACCTTGCTGAAGAGGGTATTGACTACTACATGATGACTGGTCAAACCAATAAAAAAATCCGTCAAGAACAAGTAGACGAATTCAATACCGGCGATAAATCAGTCTTCTTGATATCATTACGTGCTGGTGGGGTAGGGATCAACTTGACTGGTGCAGATACCATCTTCTTATATGATTTATGGTGGAACCCAGCGGTGGAGGAGCAAGCTATTGGCCGTGCCCACCGGATTGGTCAGAAGAATGATGTTGAAGTGGTTCGCTTTATTACCGAAGGGACAATTGAGCAACGTATTGCTGAACTTCAAGAAGAGAAGCGCTACCTATTCGAACAATTATTTGATGACGGTGACCAAGCGGGCAGTCAAAATCTAAGCTTGGACGATCTGAAATTTATCCTTGGTGTCAGCCAAGCCTTATAA
- the rpsB gene encoding 30S ribosomal protein S2, translating into MPVISMKQLLEAGVHFGHQTRRWNPKMDKYIFTERNGIYIIDLQKTVKLVDQAYNAMRDLVGNDGIALFVGTKKQAQDSIADEATRAGQYYVNHRWLGGTLTNWETIQKRIKHLKNIKEMEVDGTFDVLPKKEVVGLLKEKERLEKFLGGIEDMPRIPDVMFVVDPRKEKIAIQEAHKLNIPVIAMVDTNCDPDEVDYVIPSNDDAIRAIKLITGGMAEAILEAKQGAQEEAEQDVTVEDFKGDEVLDEVAE; encoded by the coding sequence ATGCCAGTTATTAGCATGAAACAATTATTAGAAGCTGGTGTTCACTTTGGACATCAAACACGTCGTTGGAACCCTAAAATGGATAAATACATCTTTACTGAGCGTAATGGTATTTACATCATTGACTTACAAAAAACTGTTAAGTTAGTAGACCAAGCTTACAACGCTATGCGTGATTTAGTAGGTAACGATGGTATCGCGTTATTCGTGGGTACTAAAAAACAAGCACAAGATTCAATCGCTGACGAAGCGACTCGTGCAGGTCAATACTACGTAAATCACCGTTGGTTAGGTGGTACTTTAACTAACTGGGAAACTATCCAAAAACGTATCAAACACTTAAAAAACATTAAAGAAATGGAAGTAGACGGTACTTTTGACGTTCTTCCTAAAAAAGAAGTTGTTGGCTTATTGAAAGAAAAAGAACGTCTAGAAAAATTCTTAGGCGGTATCGAAGATATGCCACGTATTCCAGATGTTATGTTTGTTGTTGACCCTCGTAAAGAAAAAATTGCGATCCAAGAAGCACACAAATTAAACATCCCTGTTATCGCCATGGTTGATACTAACTGTGATCCAGATGAAGTAGATTACGTAATCCCTTCAAACGATGACGCTATCCGCGCTATCAAATTGATCACTGGTGGTATGGCTGAAGCAATTCTTGAAGCTAAACAAGGCGCTCAAGAAGAAGCTGAACAAGATGTAACTGTTGAAGACTTCAAAGGTGACGAAGTTTTAGACGAGGTTGCTGAGTAA
- the tsf gene encoding translation elongation factor Ts — MAITAKQVKELRDRTGVGMMDAKKALVEVDGDMDKAIDFLREKGIAKAAKKADRVAAEGLTKAVAKGNDAVIVEVNSETDFVARNDQFVELLETVALAILEQKPATVEAALTDVTVEGKDLDTYIKEKAAVIGEKISLRRFETLTKTDDQEFGLYSHQGGRISVLTLIDGNNPEFASMVSMHIGGMKPQFLNEESVPAEVYEHEKAVLTEQSLNEGKPKEIVEKMITGRLRKFFAEICLVDQKYLLDDSKTVAEVAKENNAEIKGFFRFEVGEGIEKRQDDFASEVAAQMGK, encoded by the coding sequence ATGGCAATTACTGCAAAACAAGTTAAAGAATTACGCGACCGCACTGGTGTAGGTATGATGGATGCTAAGAAAGCCTTAGTTGAAGTTGACGGAGATATGGACAAAGCTATCGACTTCCTACGTGAAAAAGGTATCGCTAAAGCTGCTAAGAAAGCTGACCGTGTTGCTGCTGAAGGTTTAACTAAAGCTGTAGCTAAAGGAAACGACGCTGTAATTGTAGAAGTTAACTCTGAAACTGACTTCGTTGCACGTAACGATCAATTCGTTGAATTACTAGAAACTGTTGCATTAGCTATCTTAGAGCAAAAACCTGCTACTGTAGAAGCTGCTTTAACTGATGTAACTGTTGAAGGTAAAGACTTAGATACATACATTAAAGAAAAAGCTGCTGTAATCGGAGAAAAAATCTCATTACGTCGCTTTGAAACTTTAACAAAAACAGATGACCAAGAATTTGGTCTATACTCTCACCAAGGTGGACGTATTTCTGTTCTTACATTAATTGACGGAAACAACCCTGAATTTGCTAGCATGGTATCTATGCACATCGGTGGTATGAAACCTCAATTCTTAAACGAAGAATCTGTACCTGCTGAAGTTTACGAACACGAAAAAGCAGTTCTTACAGAACAATCATTAAACGAAGGTAAACCAAAAGAAATCGTTGAAAAAATGATTACTGGTCGTTTACGTAAATTCTTCGCAGAAATCTGCTTAGTTGATCAAAAATACTTATTAGACGACAGCAAAACTGTTGCAGAAGTTGCAAAAGAAAACAATGCTGAAATCAAAGGTTTCTTCCGTTTTGAAGTCGGCGAAGGTATTGAAAAACGCCAAGACGATTTCGCTAGCGAAGTTGCTGCTCAAATGGGTAAATAA
- the pyrH gene encoding UMP kinase: MTEPKYKRVVLKLSGEALSGNNGFGIDPETMKGIAKEIKEVHRLGVQISIVVGGGNIWRGKTGEEMGMERAQADYMGMLATIMNALGLQDVLENIGVPTRVQTSIDMRQIAEPYIRRRAERHLEKGRVVIFAGGTGNPYFSTDTTASLRAAEIEADVILMAKNGVDGVYSDDPRKNDAAVKYDKLSHLEVISNNLQVMDTTASSLSMDNNIPLVVFNLNEEGNIRRVILGEEIGTTIEG, from the coding sequence ATGACAGAACCTAAATACAAACGCGTAGTCTTGAAACTTTCAGGTGAGGCTTTATCAGGTAACAACGGTTTCGGTATTGATCCAGAAACCATGAAGGGTATTGCTAAAGAAATCAAAGAAGTTCACCGTTTAGGCGTACAAATCTCAATCGTCGTAGGTGGCGGTAACATTTGGCGTGGTAAAACTGGGGAAGAAATGGGTATGGAACGTGCACAAGCCGACTACATGGGTATGCTAGCAACGATCATGAATGCCCTAGGTTTACAAGATGTTTTAGAAAACATTGGGGTGCCAACTCGCGTACAAACTTCTATTGACATGCGTCAAATCGCGGAACCATATATCCGCCGCCGTGCTGAGCGTCACTTAGAAAAAGGACGTGTTGTTATTTTTGCTGGGGGTACTGGTAATCCTTACTTCTCAACAGATACAACAGCCTCTCTACGTGCTGCTGAAATTGAAGCAGATGTGATTTTAATGGCTAAAAACGGGGTAGATGGTGTATATTCTGACGATCCTCGTAAGAACGATGCTGCTGTTAAATACGATAAATTATCACATTTAGAAGTCATCAGCAACAACCTACAAGTAATGGACACTACAGCTTCATCATTAAGCATGGACAACAATATTCCTTTAGTTGTATTCAATCTAAATGAAGAAGGCAATATCCGCCGTGTTATCCTTGGTGAAGAAATTGGGACAACAATAGAAGGGTAA
- the frr gene encoding ribosome recycling factor, with protein MAIDNLLKETKDRMVKSEEAFTRTLARIRAGVANASLLDGITVEYYGVPTDLRQLATITIPEPRMLQISPYDKSSLNDIERALQQSDLGIPPTNDGSVIRLIIPALTQERRKELSKTVGKDLEDAKIAIRNIRRDAIDETKKAEKAKEITEDDVRSYESDIQDLTNAAIKNVEKIASDKEDEIMNV; from the coding sequence ATGGCTATTGATAATTTACTAAAAGAAACTAAAGACCGTATGGTGAAATCTGAAGAGGCATTTACACGTACGCTAGCGCGCATCCGTGCAGGTGTAGCAAACGCTTCTTTATTAGACGGCATTACTGTTGAATACTACGGTGTGCCAACTGACTTACGTCAATTGGCAACAATCACTATTCCAGAGCCTCGTATGTTACAAATCTCTCCATACGATAAAAGTTCTTTAAATGATATCGAACGTGCTTTACAACAATCTGACTTAGGTATTCCACCTACAAACGATGGTTCAGTAATTCGTTTGATTATCCCAGCTTTAACACAAGAACGTCGTAAAGAGTTAAGTAAAACAGTTGGTAAAGACTTGGAAGATGCTAAAATAGCTATCCGCAACATCCGTCGTGACGCGATTGATGAAACGAAAAAAGCTGAAAAAGCAAAAGAAATCACTGAAGATGACGTACGTTCATACGAAAGTGATATCCAAGATTTAACAAACGCTGCAATTAAAAACGTTGAGAAAATCGCCTCTGATAAAGAAGACGAAATCATGAACGTTTAA
- a CDS encoding isoprenyl transferase: MVTEVNYNPALPIPNHIAVIMDGNGRWAQARGLKRTDGHSEGLKALKRVVIAAHKMGVKVLTAYAFSTENWKRPITEVNYLMGLPKVLNDEILPDLIDNNVQVRMSGNFDKVPLGTKKYIQNAMDRTKDNTGLILNIAFNYGSRDEITKAVQNIATSVANGDLKVKDISEDTISDNLYTAQLGEYADPDLLIRSSGEVRLSNYLLWQLAYSEMVFTDTKWPDFDEAIMQECVGEFQRRNRRFGAIDTK; encoded by the coding sequence ATGGTGACAGAAGTAAACTATAATCCAGCATTACCTATACCAAATCACATCGCAGTGATTATGGACGGAAACGGTAGATGGGCACAGGCTCGTGGATTAAAACGAACAGACGGACATTCAGAGGGATTAAAAGCCCTAAAACGTGTGGTCATTGCAGCACATAAAATGGGCGTGAAGGTACTGACAGCATATGCCTTCTCAACTGAAAATTGGAAGCGACCAATTACGGAAGTAAATTATTTAATGGGCTTACCCAAAGTATTAAACGATGAAATCTTACCTGATTTAATCGACAACAATGTACAAGTTCGCATGAGTGGGAACTTCGATAAAGTACCACTAGGGACAAAGAAATATATTCAAAATGCCATGGATCGTACTAAAGACAACACTGGTTTAATTTTGAATATTGCCTTTAACTATGGCTCACGTGATGAAATCACCAAAGCCGTTCAAAATATTGCCACATCAGTAGCAAATGGCGACTTGAAAGTGAAAGATATTTCTGAAGACACCATTTCAGACAATTTATATACAGCTCAATTAGGTGAATATGCTGACCCAGACTTATTGATTCGTTCAAGTGGGGAAGTTCGTTTATCGAATTACCTATTGTGGCAGTTGGCCTATAGTGAAATGGTGTTTACTGACACGAAATGGCCAGACTTTGATGAAGCTATTATGCAGGAGTGTGTTGGCGAATTTCAACGTAGAAACCGTCGATTCGGAGCGATAGATACCAAATAG
- a CDS encoding phosphatidate cytidylyltransferase, with amino-acid sequence MTQRVISAVVALAIFIPLLFIGGRPFDLMVAIIAIVAYYEILQMAKIPFPSWRGIIGLITMMLQLLPSYYLALLPQEIDYMTLYFAGLAMLLIIMVFKPEDINFEQVGVISLAALYVGRGFHLLIETRLMGLLPVIYVLIIIWGNDTFAYLVGRQIGRTPLAPKVSPNKTIEGSLGGIIGAFICSSIVLYFNNIFGISIMDNLILALILGFLGQMGDLVESSLKRTYEVKDSGNIMPGHGGFLDRFDSLLMVLPMFYFLIPFLGA; translated from the coding sequence ATGACACAAAGAGTTATCAGCGCTGTTGTTGCTCTTGCCATTTTTATCCCACTTTTATTTATAGGTGGTCGTCCTTTCGACTTGATGGTAGCGATTATAGCAATAGTTGCTTACTATGAAATTTTACAAATGGCAAAAATTCCATTCCCCTCATGGCGGGGGATTATCGGTTTAATCACCATGATGTTACAACTACTGCCGTCTTATTATCTAGCACTACTGCCACAAGAAATCGACTATATGACGCTTTACTTCGCTGGTTTAGCCATGTTATTGATTATAATGGTCTTCAAACCAGAGGATATTAACTTTGAACAAGTAGGAGTCATTAGTTTAGCGGCCTTATACGTTGGCCGTGGTTTTCACTTATTAATTGAGACGAGATTAATGGGGCTCTTGCCGGTTATTTACGTTTTAATCATTATTTGGGGGAACGATACCTTTGCCTATTTAGTCGGTCGCCAAATTGGCCGAACTCCCTTAGCGCCAAAAGTATCACCTAATAAAACCATTGAAGGATCATTAGGCGGCATCATAGGGGCCTTTATATGTTCAAGTATTGTCCTTTATTTTAACAACATCTTTGGCATATCAATCATGGATAATTTGATTTTAGCCCTGATTTTAGGCTTTTTAGGACAGATGGGCGACTTAGTAGAATCATCCTTAAAACGGACTTACGAAGTCAAAGATTCAGGTAATATTATGCCCGGTCATGGCGGTTTCCTTGACCGTTTTGACAGTCTATTAATGGTATTACCCATGTTTTATTTCTTGATTCCATTCCTTGGAGCTTAG